Below is a window of Blastopirellula marina DNA.
GGTGGTATCAATGGAAAGGGGGACATGAACCGCGTTTTGAATTGCCTCGACAATCGGCAAGACGCGACGCAGCTCTTCGTCTGTAGAAACCGACTGCGAGTAAGGACGTGTGCTTTCACCGCCAATGTCGATGATCGAAGCTCCATCGGCTTCCATCTGCAATGCTTGATCAATCGCCGCGTTTTGATCCATCCACTTTCCCCCATCTGAGAAGCTGTCGGGGGTTATGTTCAGAATGCCCATCAGTTTCGGAAGTCGATCAAACCGAAGCTTTCTGGTTCGTAGATTCCAACCGATGGCACGATACGGGTAGCGTTCGGCCAAGGTGGTGCTATGCGGGATCGATTTCATGGATGTAGTCTACCAAGGTAAGGGATTTTGCTGATCCCAGATTCACCAAGGAGCCTGCATATTCTGGACAACTTGCTTGGCGAAGGCATCGATTGCCTCTTGCTGGGCGGTGACCATAGATTGACCAGCTTCTGGGTACAGCACTCCCTGGGCGGTTAGGGTATCGGTACGCAGCACGGAAGCCAAGCTCAAGGTTGCCGGTTGGCGAATTAGCTGGCCACGCTGATCGATCCATTCGTATTGGATCTGAAGATCTTCTCGCAAAATTCTCGGGTCGTCGAGTGGGTTCGTTCCTTGAACGAATTTATCATCCCGAACAATAGTACCTCGCAAAACACTATCGGCCATCTGAGCATCGGCAATTCGATAGGGCGTGGTGTCTTGAATCTCCCTAATAATGCTTTCTGTCAATCGCTCTCCCAGATCGCGTCGGAAACTTTCCGACTTAAAAATGGGGACGTGGACAGTATGAATGTCCGGACGATAAAGATTGCGATTGCCAAACTGATAATGCACGCACCCGGTCATGCTTGCCGCAACACAGCTGGCAGCAGCGAACAAGAAGAAGCGACGATTGACTTGCTGGTCAGACATTAGGCATTGGCAGTAGGAGTAATATTAACGACGATCGGTTTCGCGATCTGGCTGCGTTGCGATGTTTTCGATCGGCGTGGCTGAAGCCTGAGGCAAATCCTTGCGGCGGTCGAGCCAGCTGTAAAGAAATTCTCCAGGCGGAGTTGGCGAATCAGGTCGCCCCTCGAGTTCGGCCAGGCGATCCTTAGCAGTCGTGGCCATGTTAGATGAAGGGAACTGCTGAACAATTTTCTTGTAATAGTGTCGGGCACCAGCGTAATCGCTCCGCTGGTCATAGAACGAAGCCATGTACCAGAGACGCTGAGCTTTGGCTGCCCGAATGTCGTAATCGAGCTTCTCGACCACTTCAATATTTTCTTGGGTCTTATCCGGGAACTGTCGCTTCATACGTGTTAGTAGTTTCTCGGCGTCTTCCAGTGGTTTACCGTCGTAAGCTGGCCCTTGATAGACTTTCATCTTGGTGACCACGCCCAGGTAGTGGGCGTTGAACTGATGTTCGCTGGTGGGGAAGTTTTGACGAAGGTCGGTATAGAAACGATCGGCTGTTTCAAAATTTGCTTCGCGGAAATGAGCGTTTGCTGCAGCGAGCGTGGCGTCGTCGGCCAGATCACCGGTTGGATCGTCCAAGCGAATTAGGTCAAACAGTTTGATCGCGTTGCCAAAACTATCGAACGTTGGCATCTGTTCGTCGGTAAAGTTTGGCTGCATTGCCCAGGGACGATCTTTGGTATAGCGATCCAACCAATACCGAGCTAACTTGAAGCGACGCACGTCGATCACGTCGAGGTGCTTGGTATTGGGATGCTTCTTGATCAGATTGTCGTATTGTCGGGTTGCATCGGCATAGTGATCGATGAAGAAGAAACACTCCCCGGCGTACATAAGCGAGTCTTCTTCGATCGCAGTGCCCGGCTGATAAAGAGCAGCGCGTTGGAAATAACCGGCTGCTTCCAGCATTTTCTTTTCTCGAGCAGCTCCTTCGACTTCCAAGCCTTCTTCGTAAAGGGCTTCCCCCTTGGCGAACAACTGCTTGGCAAGCGACTTGTTTTGGCCGTTATGACCGGTGACTTCCAAGGCTCGCTGTCCTACCCCAGTCGGATCCCACCACGAGCGATCTGAGGATGGTGGTGCTTCGTCAGGAGATTGTCCCCGTTGGACTTCCTCTTCGTAGCTGACTTGCGAGACGGGACTGAATGAGGTTGGAGGTGGCGTTGGATCTTGTTGGCCGAAGCTCATGCAGCCCACAGCTGGTAAAGCCGAGAGAATGCAGATGGTGAGAATCGAAGTTGTTTTCATCATCGCGGACTTCCTTGCCCTATGCGTTTTCCAACCTGAGTTCAGATCGAGAGAATCCGCAGGAATTCTCGTAATCTGGGCGTCTTA
It encodes the following:
- the lptE gene encoding LPS assembly lipoprotein LptE; this encodes MSDQQVNRRFFLFAAASCVAASMTGCVHYQFGNRNLYRPDIHTVHVPIFKSESFRRDLGERLTESIIREIQDTTPYRIADAQMADSVLRGTIVRDDKFVQGTNPLDDPRILREDLQIQYEWIDQRGQLIRQPATLSLASVLRTDTLTAQGVLYPEAGQSMVTAQQEAIDAFAKQVVQNMQAPW
- a CDS encoding tetratricopeptide repeat protein, encoding MMKTTSILTICILSALPAVGCMSFGQQDPTPPPTSFSPVSQVSYEEEVQRGQSPDEAPPSSDRSWWDPTGVGQRALEVTGHNGQNKSLAKQLFAKGEALYEEGLEVEGAAREKKMLEAAGYFQRAALYQPGTAIEEDSLMYAGECFFFIDHYADATRQYDNLIKKHPNTKHLDVIDVRRFKLARYWLDRYTKDRPWAMQPNFTDEQMPTFDSFGNAIKLFDLIRLDDPTGDLADDATLAAANAHFREANFETADRFYTDLRQNFPTSEHQFNAHYLGVVTKMKVYQGPAYDGKPLEDAEKLLTRMKRQFPDKTQENIEVVEKLDYDIRAAKAQRLWYMASFYDQRSDYAGARHYYKKIVQQFPSSNMATTAKDRLAELEGRPDSPTPPGEFLYSWLDRRKDLPQASATPIENIATQPDRETDRR